From one Flavobacterium sp. N502536 genomic stretch:
- a CDS encoding O-acetylhomoserine aminocarboxypropyltransferase/cysteine synthase family protein, translated as MSTQKFATNALHAGHDVTKNAGTRAVPIYQTSSYVFNNSDHAANLFGLAEAGFIYTRLNNPTNDVLEQRLAALEGGIGAVVTASGASAISTALLTLLKAGDHIVASNSLYGGTYNLLSVTLPRLGITTTFVDPSKPENFTKAAKENTRAFFVESLGNPKLDVLDLKGISAEAKNFKVPFIVDNTVATPYLLNPIEYGANIVIHSLTKYISGNGTSLGGAIIDAGTFDWANGKFPEFTEPSPGYHGLVYHEALGNAAFIAKARIEGLRDFGAALSPFNAFQIIQGLETLPIRIQKHSENALALASWLEEQEEVAWVNYPGLKTNKYYDLSRQYLPKGQSGVVTFGLKGGFEAAKKVVDETKLFSLLANIGDTKSLIIHPASTTHQQLSDAEQLETGVSKDLVRLSVGLEDIEDLIADLQTVFASVTQSQYSINKN; from the coding sequence ATGAGCACACAAAAATTTGCCACAAACGCACTACACGCAGGACACGATGTTACTAAAAATGCAGGAACCAGAGCAGTTCCAATTTACCAGACCTCCTCGTATGTTTTTAACAATTCAGATCACGCAGCCAATTTGTTTGGTCTTGCTGAAGCCGGATTCATTTACACCCGATTGAACAATCCGACAAACGATGTTTTAGAACAACGTCTTGCAGCGCTTGAAGGCGGAATTGGGGCAGTAGTTACAGCCTCAGGAGCCTCGGCAATTTCGACTGCTTTACTGACTTTGCTAAAAGCAGGAGATCACATTGTGGCTTCGAACAGTTTATATGGAGGGACTTATAATTTACTGAGCGTAACTTTACCTCGTTTAGGGATTACAACCACCTTTGTAGACCCTTCAAAACCTGAGAACTTTACCAAAGCAGCCAAAGAAAATACACGTGCTTTTTTTGTAGAATCTTTAGGAAATCCAAAATTAGATGTACTAGACCTGAAAGGGATTTCAGCAGAAGCTAAAAACTTTAAAGTTCCTTTTATTGTTGACAATACAGTGGCAACACCTTATTTGTTAAACCCAATCGAATACGGAGCTAATATTGTCATTCACTCCCTAACCAAATATATTTCAGGAAACGGAACTTCATTAGGAGGCGCCATTATCGATGCCGGAACTTTTGACTGGGCCAACGGTAAATTTCCTGAATTTACAGAACCTTCCCCAGGATACCATGGCTTGGTGTATCACGAAGCTTTAGGAAATGCAGCTTTCATAGCAAAAGCCAGAATCGAAGGTTTACGTGATTTTGGCGCGGCTCTGAGTCCGTTTAATGCTTTTCAAATCATACAGGGCTTAGAAACCTTACCAATCCGAATTCAGAAACACAGTGAAAATGCGCTGGCATTGGCTTCGTGGTTAGAAGAACAGGAAGAAGTAGCCTGGGTAAATTATCCGGGATTAAAAACCAATAAGTATTACGACTTGTCACGACAGTACTTACCAAAAGGACAAAGTGGGGTAGTTACTTTTGGATTAAAAGGCGGTTTCGAAGCAGCCAAAAAAGTAGTAGACGAAACAAAACTCTTCTCGCTTTTGGCCAACATTGGTGATACAAAATCATTAATCATTCATCCCGCAAGTACAACGCACCAGCAATTGTCGGATGCGGAACAATTAGAAACGGGAGTTTCAAAAGATCTGGTGCGACTTTCTGTCGGACTGGAAGATATCGAGGATTTAATAGCTGATCTGCAAACTGTTTTTGCAAGCGTGACCCAGTCACAATACAGCATTAATAAAAACTAG
- a CDS encoding aspartate kinase yields the protein MSKLKINIILFGIGNIGSTLINQIIESQEFFLESKNIDFHFPIITNSTVAFFEKEGVGYAWETNFLELAVPFKVQDIIEFAKENEFENLIAVDATASDELIHHYNTLIENGFNIVAVNKKANTLPIDLYKEIRANLKKYDKEFLYETSVDTGFPVLQTLRDLYYSGEKITKIRGVFSDNLSYVFNRFANEDTSFSSLLKDASLLGLMRSTFKEDLSGNDTARKLLILTREIGKDFELSDIKINSLIQEEHLEQNGILNKEAVDRSFKIAKISQADNNVLRYVGEFDVVKNTLEVKLVSEPVSSAIGQLKGSDTIFEIYTQSYAAVPIVIQSASACKQAISRGVITDILKVAEKIKNKEAVWL from the coding sequence ATGTCAAAGCTTAAAATAAATATCATCCTTTTTGGAATTGGAAATATCGGAAGTACTTTGATCAATCAAATTATCGAAAGTCAGGAGTTTTTTCTCGAAAGTAAAAACATCGATTTTCATTTTCCGATTATCACAAATTCAACAGTAGCTTTTTTCGAGAAAGAAGGCGTAGGATATGCCTGGGAAACCAATTTTCTGGAACTGGCAGTGCCTTTTAAAGTGCAGGATATTATTGAATTTGCTAAAGAAAATGAATTTGAGAACTTAATTGCCGTAGATGCTACTGCTAGTGATGAATTAATACATCATTACAATACCTTGATCGAAAACGGATTTAATATAGTAGCGGTAAATAAAAAAGCCAATACATTGCCGATTGATTTGTATAAAGAGATCAGAGCAAACCTTAAAAAGTACGACAAAGAGTTTTTGTATGAAACATCAGTGGATACCGGTTTCCCGGTTTTACAAACCTTAAGAGATTTGTATTATTCGGGTGAAAAAATCACCAAGATCCGGGGTGTTTTTTCAGATAACCTGAGTTATGTATTCAATCGGTTTGCCAACGAAGACACCTCTTTCTCTTCTTTGTTGAAAGATGCAAGTTTGCTTGGATTGATGCGTTCAACGTTTAAAGAAGACCTGTCCGGAAATGACACCGCCAGAAAATTACTGATTCTCACGAGGGAAATCGGAAAAGATTTTGAGCTCTCGGATATAAAAATCAATTCGCTTATACAAGAAGAACATCTGGAGCAAAATGGTATTCTGAATAAAGAAGCGGTCGACAGATCGTTTAAAATTGCTAAAATTAGCCAGGCTGATAATAATGTTCTGCGTTATGTAGGTGAATTTGATGTGGTAAAAAACACCTTAGAAGTGAAACTGGTTTCAGAGCCCGTTTCGTCAGCAATAGGTCAACTGAAAGGATCAGACACCATTTTTGAAATTTATACGCAATCGTACGCAGCTGTTCCAATCGTAATTCAAAGTGCTTCGGCATGTAAACAAGCCATTTCGAGAGGAGTAATTACAGACATTTTGAAAGTAGCTGAAAAAATCAAAAACAAAGAAGCAGTCTGGCTGTAA
- a CDS encoding alpha/beta fold hydrolase, producing MKLENIPSPIIIQEFITESGVSYPSLPLSFTLSGLPLFSAPIVLVNHALTGNAEVTGANGWWNDLIGEDKTIDTHKFTVLAFNVPGNGNDSFIIENYQDFTTRDIARIFIKGLELLNIHQLHTIIGGSVGGGIAWEILALEPNITQNLIPIATDWKSTDWMIANCYLQEQILNNSSKPIEDARIHAMLCYRSPESFKEKFQRTINANRPVFNIESWLAHHGEKLQKRYQLASYKLMNQLLKTIDITRNREDFETLLSKTDAAIHIVGINSDLFFIPKENRETYQELKKFKDNVFYSEIDSVHGHDAFLIEYKQLDHLLADIFKAETIEK from the coding sequence TTGAAATTGGAAAATATACCAAGTCCCATTATAATTCAGGAATTCATCACCGAAAGTGGTGTGTCCTATCCATCATTACCCTTAAGTTTTACACTTTCCGGTTTACCATTATTTAGCGCGCCTATAGTTTTGGTCAATCATGCTTTAACAGGAAATGCTGAGGTCACCGGTGCAAATGGCTGGTGGAATGACCTCATTGGTGAAGACAAAACCATCGATACCCATAAATTTACCGTACTGGCTTTTAATGTACCCGGAAACGGAAATGATTCGTTTATCATCGAAAACTATCAGGATTTCACCACCAGAGATATTGCCCGCATTTTTATTAAAGGTTTAGAACTTTTAAATATTCACCAATTGCACACCATCATTGGAGGTTCGGTTGGCGGAGGCATCGCCTGGGAAATACTTGCATTAGAACCTAACATTACTCAAAACCTAATTCCCATTGCAACAGATTGGAAGTCGACCGACTGGATGATCGCCAATTGCTATTTACAAGAACAAATTTTGAATAATTCTTCAAAACCTATTGAGGATGCCAGAATTCATGCAATGTTGTGTTACAGGTCCCCTGAATCATTCAAAGAGAAATTTCAACGTACCATTAATGCCAATCGCCCGGTTTTTAATATTGAAAGCTGGCTGGCACATCACGGCGAAAAACTACAAAAAAGATACCAATTGGCTTCGTACAAACTCATGAACCAATTGCTAAAAACCATAGACATCACCAGAAACAGAGAAGATTTCGAGACTTTGTTATCCAAAACAGACGCCGCGATTCACATTGTCGGAATCAATTCGGATTTGTTTTTTATACCCAAAGAAAATCGGGAGACTTATCAGGAATTAAAAAAGTTCAAAGACAATGTTTTTTACAGCGAAATAGATTCTGTTCACGGACATGATGCTTTTTTAATCGAGTACAAACAATTAGATCATTTACTTGCCGATATTTTTAAGGCAGAAACAATAGAAAAATAA
- the thrA gene encoding bifunctional aspartate kinase/homoserine dehydrogenase I, which produces MKILKFGGKSLSNGEGLNKVVSIITDKVQQNEKIAVVVSARGDATDELEYILKIAAKNGNYKPLFENFKTYQVSDYPEVDLSEEFNVLEKLFEGVSLIGDYSNKIKDQILSKGELLSAKLLTAILIGKGVPANFVDSRELLKTDSKFGDAQPLEQLSKKNVINYFKEHNGTTVNIVTGFIGSNNNNDTTTLGRNGSNYTASLIANYLNAEELQNFTHVDGIYTANPDLVADAKKIEYLSFNEANELANFGATILHAKTIIPLLEKNIPLRILNTFNHENRGTLITSDSAKEGIKTLSVLENVSLVNLEGRGLLGKSGVDARIFKVMGDHNISVSIISQGSSERGIGLVVATEKATLAMVELEKEFENDFYSKDVNQITVTDNVSVISIIGQDLSTFHKPYTALIKNKIVPILFNNTVTGKNVSLVVKKTELHKALNVIHGEIFGVSKKINIAIIGHGLVGGTLINQILESTAAIEKRKDVRLNVFAIANSKKVLLNKNGVSSNWKTAIDKEGLAYTIQDIIAYANQHHLENLIAIDNTASASFVENYIPLVESSFDLISSNKVANTLSYGFYKELRKALAENQKNYLYETNVGAGLPLIDTIKLLHLSGENITKIKGVFSGTLSYLFNNFSAKDVPFSEILQEAIDNGYTEPDPREDLCGNDVGRKLLILARELDLQNEFEEISIQNLIPEHLREGNVGDFLTKLKEFDPIYEKIKADQKPNHVLRYIGELSGDLQNDKGILEVKLVSVPSDTALGGLKGSDSFFEIYTESYGDRPIVIQGAGAGSAVTARGVFGDILRLSDKG; this is translated from the coding sequence ATGAAAATATTAAAATTTGGCGGTAAATCGTTATCAAACGGAGAAGGACTTAATAAAGTAGTTTCAATTATTACAGATAAAGTACAGCAAAACGAAAAAATTGCAGTAGTAGTTTCGGCTCGCGGAGATGCTACAGATGAGCTGGAATACATTTTAAAAATTGCGGCTAAAAACGGCAACTATAAACCCTTATTTGAGAATTTTAAAACGTACCAGGTTTCAGATTACCCTGAGGTAGATTTGTCCGAAGAATTTAATGTACTGGAGAAACTTTTCGAAGGAGTAAGTCTGATAGGAGATTACAGCAATAAAATCAAAGATCAGATTTTATCAAAAGGCGAGCTGCTTTCGGCTAAATTACTGACAGCTATTTTAATTGGAAAAGGGGTTCCTGCTAACTTTGTCGATTCAAGAGAATTGTTGAAAACCGATTCTAAATTTGGAGATGCACAGCCTTTGGAGCAGCTTTCTAAGAAAAATGTCATCAATTATTTCAAAGAACACAACGGCACAACAGTTAACATCGTAACCGGTTTTATCGGGTCTAACAATAACAACGATACGACCACTTTAGGAAGAAACGGCAGTAACTATACCGCATCGCTAATTGCGAATTATCTAAATGCCGAAGAGTTGCAAAACTTTACGCATGTTGACGGAATTTACACAGCAAATCCTGATTTGGTTGCCGATGCTAAAAAGATCGAATACCTGTCGTTTAATGAAGCCAACGAATTAGCCAATTTTGGAGCTACCATTTTACATGCTAAAACCATCATTCCATTGTTGGAAAAAAACATTCCGCTTCGTATTTTAAATACCTTTAATCATGAAAATCGCGGAACTTTGATTACCTCTGATTCTGCTAAAGAAGGAATTAAAACACTTTCTGTTTTAGAGAACGTTTCTTTGGTTAATCTTGAAGGTCGCGGATTATTGGGGAAATCGGGTGTAGATGCCCGAATTTTTAAAGTAATGGGCGATCATAACATCAGTGTGAGTATCATTTCACAAGGTTCTTCAGAGCGAGGCATTGGTCTTGTTGTAGCAACTGAGAAAGCTACTCTGGCCATGGTCGAACTGGAAAAAGAATTCGAAAATGATTTTTATTCCAAAGATGTAAATCAGATTACAGTAACCGATAATGTTTCAGTAATTTCGATTATCGGACAGGATTTGAGTACTTTCCATAAACCCTACACAGCATTAATCAAAAATAAAATTGTTCCGATTTTATTTAACAACACCGTTACGGGTAAAAACGTGAGTTTGGTGGTTAAAAAAACAGAACTGCATAAAGCTTTAAATGTAATTCACGGTGAGATTTTCGGAGTTTCCAAAAAAATCAACATTGCCATTATCGGTCACGGACTAGTGGGAGGAACTCTAATCAATCAGATTTTAGAATCGACTGCCGCTATCGAAAAACGAAAAGACGTGAGACTGAATGTTTTTGCAATTGCCAATTCAAAAAAGGTACTTTTAAACAAAAACGGAGTAAGTTCAAACTGGAAAACAGCTATTGATAAAGAAGGACTTGCGTATACCATTCAGGATATTATTGCTTATGCCAACCAACATCATCTAGAAAACTTAATCGCTATCGATAATACAGCGAGCGCTTCTTTTGTTGAGAATTATATTCCGTTGGTTGAGAGCAGTTTCGATCTGATCTCTTCTAATAAAGTGGCCAATACCCTGAGTTATGGATTTTATAAAGAATTGAGAAAAGCTTTAGCCGAAAATCAGAAGAATTATTTATACGAAACCAATGTTGGTGCGGGATTGCCATTGATTGATACCATTAAATTATTGCATCTTTCGGGAGAAAATATCACAAAAATAAAAGGAGTATTCTCCGGAACATTGAGTTATTTATTCAATAATTTTTCTGCAAAAGACGTTCCGTTTAGTGAAATTTTGCAGGAGGCCATTGATAACGGATATACAGAACCGGACCCTCGTGAGGATTTATGCGGAAATGATGTAGGAAGAAAATTATTGATTTTAGCGAGAGAACTGGACTTGCAGAATGAGTTTGAAGAAATTTCCATTCAGAACTTAATTCCGGAGCATTTGCGTGAAGGAAACGTTGGAGACTTCTTAACGAAATTGAAAGAGTTCGACCCGATTTATGAAAAAATAAAAGCCGATCAAAAGCCAAATCACGTATTAAGATACATTGGTGAATTGTCAGGAGATTTGCAAAACGATAAAGGAATTTTGGAAGTAAAATTAGTTTCAGTGCCTTCTGATACTGCCTTGGGCGGATTAAAAGGATCTGATTCTTTCTTCGAAATTTATACAGAATCTTACGGAGACCGTCCAATCGTAATTCAGGGAGCTGGTGCAGGCTCTGCTGTAACGGCGAGAGGAGTATTTGGTGACATTTTGAGATTATCAGATAAAGGGTAA
- a CDS encoding OsmC family protein translates to MKVTLNRVNDAFHFKLKNERGHVVDVDSRAEFGGSDLGASPMELVLMGVAGCSAIDMISILKKQRQEITSFNAEVEGERVQVGEAKPFKEINVVFYLEGDVNPEKAQRAAQLSFEKYCSVSKTIEPTATVKYKVVLNNEELK, encoded by the coding sequence ATGAAAGTAACTTTGAACAGAGTAAACGACGCGTTTCATTTTAAACTTAAAAATGAACGTGGTCATGTAGTGGATGTTGACAGCAGAGCCGAATTTGGCGGAAGCGATTTAGGAGCAAGTCCAATGGAATTAGTATTAATGGGAGTTGCGGGATGCAGTGCTATTGATATGATTTCGATCTTAAAAAAGCAACGTCAGGAAATCACTTCTTTTAATGCTGAGGTAGAGGGAGAGCGTGTACAGGTTGGTGAAGCCAAACCTTTTAAAGAAATCAATGTGGTTTTTTATTTAGAAGGAGATGTTAACCCTGAAAAAGCACAGCGGGCTGCCCAGCTTTCTTTTGAGAAATATTGCTCGGTTTCTAAAACAATTGAGCCTACCGCTACAGTAAAATATAAAGTGGTACTGAACAACGAAGAATTAAAGTAA
- a CDS encoding trans-sulfuration enzyme family protein, producing the protein MNTEEFGFETQAIRTQLERSQYLEHSVPLYLSSSFVFEDAEDMRASFTEEKERNIYSRFSNPNTTEFVDKICKMEGAEAGYAFATGMAAVYSTFAALLNSGDHIVSASSVFGSTHALFMTYFPKWNIETSYFDITKPETIEGFIKPNTKILYAESPTNPGVDVIDLQLLGDLAKKHNLILIIDNCFATPYLQQPIKFGAHLVVHSATKLIDGQGRVLGGVTVGSEDLIRQIYLFSRNTGPALSPFNAWVLSKSLETLAIRVEKHCENALKVAEFLEAHPNVQSIKYPFLKSHPQYEIAKKQMKLGGNIIAFEIKGGIEAGRKFLDKIKLCSLSANIGDTRSIVTHPASTTHSKLSEEDQLAVGITQGLVRVSVGLETVEDVIADLKQALS; encoded by the coding sequence ATGAACACAGAAGAATTTGGTTTTGAAACCCAAGCCATCAGAACACAATTAGAAAGAAGCCAGTATTTAGAGCATTCGGTGCCATTATACTTATCGTCAAGTTTTGTATTTGAGGATGCCGAAGACATGAGAGCTTCTTTCACAGAAGAAAAAGAAAGAAATATTTACAGCCGTTTCAGCAATCCGAATACAACAGAATTTGTTGATAAAATTTGTAAAATGGAAGGAGCAGAAGCGGGTTATGCTTTTGCAACCGGAATGGCAGCCGTATATTCTACTTTTGCAGCCTTATTAAATTCAGGTGATCATATCGTGTCGGCGAGCAGTGTTTTTGGTTCGACACACGCTCTATTTATGACTTATTTTCCAAAATGGAACATCGAAACCTCTTATTTTGATATAACGAAGCCGGAAACAATCGAAGGATTCATTAAACCGAATACAAAAATTTTATACGCAGAGTCGCCTACAAATCCGGGTGTTGACGTGATCGATTTGCAGTTGCTGGGAGATCTTGCTAAAAAACACAATCTGATTTTAATTATTGACAACTGTTTTGCGACGCCTTATCTGCAGCAGCCTATAAAATTTGGAGCGCATTTGGTCGTACATTCAGCAACTAAACTGATTGATGGTCAGGGTAGAGTTTTAGGAGGAGTTACGGTTGGAAGTGAAGATTTGATCAGACAAATTTACCTGTTCTCCAGAAACACAGGTCCTGCTTTGTCTCCGTTTAATGCGTGGGTTTTGTCAAAAAGCTTAGAAACTTTGGCAATTCGTGTTGAAAAACACTGTGAAAACGCTTTAAAAGTAGCGGAGTTTTTAGAAGCGCACCCAAATGTACAAAGCATCAAATACCCATTCCTGAAATCACATCCTCAATACGAAATTGCCAAAAAGCAAATGAAATTGGGGGGGAATATTATTGCCTTTGAAATTAAAGGCGGAATTGAAGCCGGAAGAAAATTTTTAGATAAAATAAAATTGTGCTCCCTGTCGGCAAATATTGGCGATACGAGATCGATTGTGACGCATCCTGCTTCAACCACGCATAGTAAATTGTCTGAAGAAGATCAGCTGGCGGTTGGAATAACTCAGGGATTAGTACGTGTTTCTGTAGGTTTGGAAACGGTAGAAGATGTAATTGCCGATTTAAAACAGGCGCTAAGTTAA
- a CDS encoding alpha/beta hydrolase, producing MTKPRLIILSDLFGGKASDWVKIYADLLKSEFEIQYYDVLELAGINADNLVESDVHGQLLSGGMDRVVETLLKLENDKVTVLGFSIGGTIAWKASLQGLNIVRLFAVSSTRLRYETEAPNCSIKLYFGEEDSNRPDSQWFLDLNVVHKMIKKENHQLYRTENNAFLVCNDILKTLLR from the coding sequence ATGACTAAACCAAGACTAATCATTTTATCAGATTTATTTGGAGGTAAAGCCTCGGACTGGGTAAAAATCTATGCTGATTTATTAAAATCTGAATTTGAGATTCAGTATTATGATGTGCTTGAATTAGCCGGCATTAATGCTGATAACCTTGTCGAAAGCGATGTTCATGGTCAGCTTCTTAGCGGAGGAATGGATAGGGTAGTTGAGACTTTATTGAAATTAGAAAATGATAAAGTAACGGTTTTAGGATTTAGTATTGGAGGAACAATCGCCTGGAAAGCTTCTTTACAAGGATTGAACATTGTTCGTCTATTTGCTGTTTCTTCAACAAGATTGAGATACGAAACTGAAGCCCCAAATTGCAGTATAAAATTATATTTTGGAGAAGAAGATTCAAACAGACCGGACTCACAATGGTTTTTGGACTTGAATGTGGTCCATAAAATGATAAAAAAAGAGAATCATCAGCTATACAGAACGGAAAATAATGCGTTCTTGGTTTGCAATGATATTTTGAAAACTTTATTAAGATGA
- a CDS encoding RrF2 family transcriptional regulator translates to MLSKKTKYGIKALTYLARRENNEPVQIAEIAKSEHISIKFLESILLLLRNSGFLGAKKGKGGGYYLIKDPKDISMAKVYRILEGPIALLPCASHNFYERCDDCDDEASCAARRLMTEVRDNTLKILESNSLADIAF, encoded by the coding sequence GTGCTTTCAAAGAAAACAAAATACGGAATTAAAGCTTTAACTTATCTGGCCAGACGTGAAAACAATGAGCCTGTACAAATTGCTGAAATTGCGAAAAGTGAACATATTTCAATTAAGTTTTTAGAAAGTATTTTGCTGCTGCTTAGGAACTCAGGTTTTCTGGGAGCTAAAAAAGGAAAAGGCGGCGGTTATTATCTGATCAAAGACCCCAAAGATATTAGTATGGCTAAGGTATATCGTATTCTCGAGGGACCTATTGCATTGCTTCCCTGTGCAAGTCATAATTTTTATGAAAGATGTGACGACTGCGACGATGAAGCAAGCTGTGCTGCACGACGATTAATGACTGAGGTTAGGGATAATACCCTTAAAATTCTTGAAAGTAACTCGTTGGCGGATATCGCATTTTAA
- a CDS encoding sulfite exporter TauE/SafE family protein, which yields MDFQIGLVIAGLVVGFVVGLTGVGGGSLMTPILLWFGIPPTTAVGTDLLYAAFTKMGGVFVHHKKGNINWSITGWLTLGSVPAALLTLWILNSIKTDITTINAVIKYSLGWALLFTSIAILFKKRLLVFSQKHAGDKFHSESHTQNMLTVGIGVLLGATVTLTSIGAGALGTVTLFFLYPLLPTPRLVGTEIAHAVPLTLVAGIGHASMGNLDLLLLGQLLLGSLPGIFIGSMLSGKVPDLFLRNAIAVMLFLAGYKLIF from the coding sequence ATGGATTTTCAAATAGGTCTTGTAATTGCGGGTTTAGTTGTAGGTTTTGTAGTAGGTCTGACGGGTGTTGGAGGCGGCTCTTTGATGACTCCCATTTTATTATGGTTTGGCATCCCTCCAACGACAGCAGTTGGTACCGATTTACTATATGCTGCTTTTACTAAAATGGGAGGCGTTTTTGTACATCATAAAAAAGGCAACATCAATTGGTCTATTACAGGCTGGCTCACTTTGGGCAGCGTTCCTGCCGCATTACTGACTTTATGGATACTAAACAGTATCAAAACGGATATTACGACTATAAATGCGGTGATCAAATACAGTTTGGGATGGGCGCTACTGTTTACTTCGATTGCCATACTATTCAAGAAAAGACTATTGGTGTTTTCGCAGAAACATGCGGGAGACAAATTTCACAGCGAAAGTCACACACAAAATATGCTGACGGTTGGAATTGGAGTTTTACTGGGCGCAACCGTAACCCTTACTTCGATCGGAGCCGGAGCTCTGGGCACCGTTACTTTGTTTTTCTTATATCCGCTCTTGCCTACTCCACGTTTGGTAGGAACCGAAATCGCACACGCTGTACCTCTGACGCTGGTCGCCGGAATCGGACATGCCTCAATGGGAAATTTAGACCTTCTTTTATTGGGGCAATTGTTATTAGGATCACTCCCCGGAATTTTTATCGGAAGTATGTTAAGCGGAAAAGTACCCGATTTATTTCTTAGAAATGCGATTGCCGTAATGCTTTTTCTGGCCGGTTATAAATTGATTTTTTAA
- a CDS encoding sulfite exporter TauE/SafE family protein, whose product MEKELKINTVAVKSDTAIKERLWVLVPAVLLIGLLTTLIYNHHAEFSWDAFIDGFNQEFLVFFAIGVFAQLVDGTLGMGYGATSTSFLLAYGVPPVISSTAVHVSEMFTTGASALSHHRFGNINKKLVKHLLIPGVLGSIIGAYLLSDVINGDIIKPFIAVYMIVLALIIIRKALVKKIVKKKTKKLGFLAVFGGFMDSVGGGGWGPIVTSTLLGRGRNPRYTIGSVNAAEFAISFASGLTFMLFGGIHGWQVIIGLILGGVIAAPLGAYLLNKIKRKPMMIAVGVLIILLSLKTLSKLL is encoded by the coding sequence ATGGAAAAAGAGCTAAAAATAAATACCGTAGCAGTTAAGTCTGATACAGCAATAAAAGAAAGATTGTGGGTTTTAGTACCGGCTGTTTTACTAATCGGTTTGTTGACAACGTTGATCTACAATCACCATGCTGAATTTTCGTGGGATGCGTTTATTGATGGTTTTAATCAGGAGTTTTTAGTGTTTTTTGCCATTGGAGTTTTTGCACAATTGGTCGACGGGACTTTAGGAATGGGTTATGGGGCAACTTCCACATCCTTTTTATTGGCCTACGGAGTTCCGCCAGTAATTAGCAGTACTGCGGTTCACGTGTCAGAAATGTTTACTACGGGAGCATCGGCACTTTCTCATCACCGATTTGGAAATATCAATAAAAAGCTGGTCAAACATTTATTGATTCCGGGTGTTTTAGGTTCAATAATTGGAGCATATTTATTATCGGATGTTATTAACGGTGATATTATAAAGCCTTTTATTGCAGTTTATATGATTGTTTTGGCGCTTATAATTATTCGAAAAGCTTTAGTTAAAAAGATCGTCAAAAAGAAGACTAAAAAATTAGGATTTCTGGCTGTTTTTGGAGGTTTTATGGATTCAGTTGGAGGCGGAGGCTGGGGGCCGATAGTGACTTCAACCTTATTAGGAAGAGGAAGAAACCCAAGATATACCATAGGTTCTGTAAATGCTGCTGAGTTCGCAATTTCGTTTGCAAGTGGTTTAACCTTCATGCTTTTTGGCGGAATCCACGGTTGGCAGGTTATTATAGGTTTGATTTTAGGAGGTGTAATTGCTGCACCATTAGGAGCTTATCTTTTAAATAAAATCAAAAGAAAACCAATGATGATTGCAGTTGGAGTTTTAATTATACTATTGAGTTTAAAAACATTATCTAAATTATTGTAA